The genomic segment GATGATTTGGGTGTAGAATTAGTAACTAAATTCTCAAATGAGCTTAAGAAACATCCACTATACAGAAATGCAAAACATACATTATCAGCGCTAACAATAACATCAAATGTAATGTATGGTAAAAAGACAGGAACAACACCGGATGGAAGAAAGAAAGGTGAACCTTTAGCGCCAGGAGCAAATCCAATGCATGGAAGAGATATTAATGGAGCATTAGCATCACTTAACTCAGTAGCTAAAATACCATATAATGAAATTTGCCAAGACGGTGTATCTAATACATTCTCAATCGTTCCAGATGCACTTGGAAAAAATGAAGATCAAAAGATTAATAACCTAGTTGCAATATTAGATGGATATTTCACTCAAGGAGCTCATCATCTAAATGTTAATGTTCTTAACAGACAAACATTAATAGATGCAATGGAAAATCCAGATAAGTATCCAACACTTACAATAAGAGTTTCAGGATATGCTGTTAACTTTAGCAGATTATCAAAAGAACAACAATTAGAAGTTATAAGCAGAACATTCCATGAGAGCATCTAATGAGAAGTACGGTAATGTATATTAGTTAAGGATTACTATAAAATAAGTTTTTGGAAGAAGGGGAAGGTGAACTTTCCCTTCTTTTGCCTTATGATGAAGAAACAATAGAGTTAGATAATATTAAGGGATGATATGGTGTACCATATACAATTCTCTTAAATATTAATAAGCTTATTTAAGGGAATAATAAATTAATATATATTCTAAAAGTGTTAATTCAATAAGCGTTCTCTTAAAGTACTAAATAATATCCCAAAATAATTTTATAGAGGATGAATTATATTATTTAGAACTTATGTATATTAATTTGAAGTATAATAAAGTATAGGGGGTGTAACAAATGGTAAAAGGTAATGTTCATTCAATAGAGAGCATGGGTCTTGTGGACGGACCAGGAATTAGAGTGGTAGTATTTTTGCAAGGTTGTGCGTTAAGATGTAAGTATTGTCATAATCCTGATACTTGGGCTGCTAATGGTGGAGAGGAATATACTCCAGAGCAGTTAGTTAAGAAGATTGAAAGATTTAAAACTTACTTTGCAAGTAGTGGTGGAGGAGTCACATTTTCAGGTGGAGAGCCTTTAAGGCAGCCAGAATTTTTACTAGAAACTCTTAAATTATGTAAAAGTAAAGGAATTAATACCTGTATAGATACAGCAGGTTATGGATTTGGTGATTATGATGAAATATTAAAATATACAGATTTAGTTTTATTTGATATAAAACATTTTACACCAGAGGGATACAAAAATGTAACACTAATGAATATAGATGAATCTTTAAAATTCTTGGAGGCGATGAAGAGAAATAATACAAAGATGTGGATAAGGCATGTTGTGGTTCCAGGGTTAACAGATGATGTAGAACATTTAAAGGAGCTTAAAAAATACATCGATGAGATACCTAATGTTGAAAAAGTAGAATTACTTCCATATCATTTATTAGGTACAAATAAGTATGAAGGACTAGGGATTAAATATCCTCTTGAAAATGTAAAAGCCATGGATAAGGAATTAATTAAAAAATATCAAAAAGAGATATTTGGAGATTATTCTTATGACAAATAAGATGATTGAATGGGGATTTTAAATTTAGTATCAAAATTAACTTAATGCATTATCAAATAAAATAATAGGTTCAAAATTCTATGATTATTTTTCATTAGGTAAAGAAGCAAATTGGGCTTATAGCTAGTCTATTAGTGTAATCTGCTGATAGAAGCATAATGGAAAATAAGTTTTGCAGATGGATGCGTTATTTCTTGATTATACTTAACAATAATAAGTGTAAAATTATTCTTGTTGACAAACCAAATGGTTTAGTATTATTCTTATATTAGATATTAGTCATATGACTGACGGAAGTGGAGTTACCACATGAAGTATGACTAGGCGTATTATCTTATATGCCACAAAAAGCCGACCGTCTGGGCAAAAAAGCCTGGATTGTGTCGGCTTTTTTATATGGAAAAAATTATATAATTGAATTTATTTTAGGGAGGAAAAAATATGTTTAAACAATGGGAAGGATTCAAAAACGGAACATGGCAAGAGGGTATTGATGTAAGAAACTTTATACAGAAAAATTATAAGTTATACGAGGGAGATGGAAGTTTCTTAGAAGAGAAAACAGAAAGGACAAGCAAAGTTTGGGACAAAGCTTATGCCTTAATAGTTGAGGAAGTAAAAAAGGGAATAATTGATGTTGCTACAGATAGAGTATCAGGGATAGATAACTATGAACCTGGGTATATAGATAGAGATAACGAAGTTATAGTTGGGCTTCAAACAGATGCACCACTTAAGAGAATAGTAAATCCATTTGGTGGAATGAGAATGGTTCAAAGTTCATTAAAGGAATATGGATATGAACTTGATCCAGAAATTAATAATCATTTTTCAAAATATAGAAAGACTCACAATGAAGGTGTTTTTGATGCGTATACAAAAGAAATAAGAGCAGCAAGAAGTGCTGGATTATTAACTGGACTGCCAGATGCGTACGGTAGAGGAAGAATAATAGGTGATTATAGAAGAGTAGCTCTTTATGGTATAGATTACTTAATAGAAGAAAAGAAAAAGGATCTTGATAATCTAAATGGTGATATGCTTGATGAATTGGTAAGAAAAAGAGAAGAAGTTTCAATGCAGATAAGAGCTTTAGGCGAAGTAAAATCAATGGCAGCAAAATATGGAATTGATATATCTAAGCCAGCATCAAATGCAAGAGAAGCAGCACAACATTTATACTTTGGATACTTAGCAGGAATTAAAGAAAATAATGGAGCTGCAACATCCTTTGGAAGAACTTCA from the Clostridium beijerinckii genome contains:
- the pflA gene encoding pyruvate formate-lyase-activating protein — encoded protein: MVKGNVHSIESMGLVDGPGIRVVVFLQGCALRCKYCHNPDTWAANGGEEYTPEQLVKKIERFKTYFASSGGGVTFSGGEPLRQPEFLLETLKLCKSKGINTCIDTAGYGFGDYDEILKYTDLVLFDIKHFTPEGYKNVTLMNIDESLKFLEAMKRNNTKMWIRHVVVPGLTDDVEHLKELKKYIDEIPNVEKVELLPYHLLGTNKYEGLGIKYPLENVKAMDKELIKKYQKEIFGDYSYDK